One window of the Anaeromyxobacter dehalogenans 2CP-C genome contains the following:
- a CDS encoding AAA domain-containing protein: MDLAHHLDRLAALLAAERDEERARFAEAKGRLSLAEREARGLAIADVEAQDEGALAGRALVTFGRGGRPLPGGRIGAGSLVSVAQRRDTPPDAPQGVVARRTRTTVAVAFDEPPPDWVTDGRVVLELEPSPVTWERLSGGLRRLRDDRAGKRWHAVLAGEPARFLRAPRGPALDAPLNPEQQAALELADRAEDLALVHGPPGTGKTTVLVEVIRRAAARGETVLAAAPSNLAVDNLVERLAAAGLACVRVGHPARVLPGLLEHTLEARVEAHEAARIAQDLVDQALALRRDARKRRKKRGPGRFSASREQEREARALLAEARRLEARAEAEVLERAQVVLATLTSLDAPALAGRRFALAVVDEATQAVEPAAYLALLRADRAVLAGDHLQLPPTVLSAAAQAGGLGVSLFERLVEAHGDRARVMLAEQHRMNARIMAFPSEALYGGALRAHPAAAGRAIDDAPLELVDTSGRGFEEETPEGSDSKQNAGEAELAASEVRRLLAAGLAPADVAVISPYDAQVQRLRQLLADELEAGLEVDTVDGFQGREKEAVVVSLVRSNEAGEVGFLADVRRMNVALTRARAKLVVVGDGSTVSRHPFYRSFLEHAERAGAWRSAWER; the protein is encoded by the coding sequence TTGGACCTCGCGCACCACCTCGACCGCCTCGCCGCGCTGCTCGCCGCCGAGCGCGACGAGGAGCGGGCCCGCTTCGCCGAGGCGAAGGGGCGCCTCTCGCTCGCCGAGCGCGAGGCGCGCGGGCTGGCCATCGCGGACGTGGAGGCGCAGGACGAGGGCGCGCTGGCCGGGCGGGCGCTGGTGACGTTCGGGCGCGGCGGGCGCCCGCTGCCGGGCGGGCGGATCGGCGCGGGGAGCCTGGTGTCGGTGGCGCAGCGCCGCGACACGCCGCCGGACGCGCCGCAGGGCGTGGTGGCGCGGCGCACGCGCACCACGGTGGCGGTGGCGTTCGACGAGCCGCCGCCGGACTGGGTCACCGACGGCCGGGTGGTGCTCGAGCTCGAGCCGTCGCCAGTCACGTGGGAGCGGCTCTCCGGCGGCCTGCGCCGCCTCCGCGACGATCGCGCCGGGAAGCGCTGGCACGCGGTGCTCGCGGGCGAGCCGGCCCGCTTCCTCCGCGCGCCCCGCGGCCCCGCGCTGGACGCGCCGCTCAACCCGGAGCAGCAGGCCGCGCTCGAGCTCGCCGACCGCGCCGAGGACCTCGCGCTCGTGCACGGGCCGCCCGGCACCGGCAAGACCACCGTGCTCGTGGAGGTGATCCGCCGCGCCGCCGCCCGCGGGGAAACCGTGCTCGCGGCCGCGCCCTCCAACCTGGCGGTGGACAACCTGGTGGAGCGGCTCGCCGCGGCGGGCCTCGCCTGCGTGCGGGTGGGCCACCCGGCGCGCGTGCTCCCGGGCCTGCTCGAGCACACGCTCGAGGCGCGGGTGGAGGCGCACGAGGCGGCGCGGATCGCGCAGGACCTCGTGGACCAGGCGCTCGCGCTGCGGCGCGACGCGCGCAAGCGGCGGAAGAAGCGCGGCCCGGGCCGGTTCAGCGCGTCGCGGGAGCAGGAGCGGGAGGCGCGGGCGCTGCTCGCCGAGGCGCGCCGGCTCGAGGCGCGGGCCGAGGCGGAGGTGCTGGAGCGGGCGCAGGTGGTGCTCGCCACGCTCACCTCGCTCGACGCGCCGGCGCTCGCCGGCCGCCGCTTCGCGCTCGCGGTGGTGGACGAGGCCACCCAGGCGGTCGAGCCGGCCGCGTACCTGGCGCTGCTGCGCGCCGACCGCGCCGTGCTGGCCGGCGACCACCTGCAGCTGCCGCCCACGGTGCTCTCCGCCGCGGCGCAGGCGGGCGGGCTGGGGGTGTCGCTGTTCGAGCGGCTGGTGGAGGCGCACGGCGACCGGGCGCGGGTGATGCTCGCCGAGCAGCACCGCATGAACGCGCGGATCATGGCGTTCCCCTCCGAGGCGCTCTACGGCGGCGCGCTCCGCGCCCACCCGGCCGCGGCCGGCCGCGCCATCGACGACGCGCCGCTCGAGCTGGTGGACACCTCCGGGCGCGGCTTCGAGGAGGAGACGCCGGAGGGCTCCGACTCGAAGCAGAACGCCGGCGAGGCGGAGCTGGCGGCGTCGGAGGTCCGGCGCCTGCTCGCGGCCGGGCTCGCCCCCGCGGACGTGGCGGTGATCTCGCCGTACGACGCGCAGGTGCAGCGGCTCCGGCAGCTCCTCGCCGACGAGCTGGAGGCGGGCCTCGAGGTGGACACGGTGGACGGCTTCCAGGGGCGCGAGAAGGAGGCGGTGGTGGTGTCGCTGGTGCGCTCCAACGAGGCGGGCGAGGTGGGCTTCCTCGCCGACGTGCGCCGCATGAACGTGGCGCTCACCCGCGCGCGCGCGAAGCTGGTGGTGGTGGGCGACGGCAGCACCGTGTCGCGCCACCCGTTCTACCGGAGCTTCCTCGAGCACGCCGAGCGCGCCGGCGCGTGGCGGAGCGCGTGGGAGCGGTGA
- a CDS encoding ArsC/Spx/MgsR family protein, protein MSGEYVLWFDPRCPASRRALTLLRERGVEPALRRPLEEPPSTEEVSALLRALGLPARAVARRDEDEYQVLRLSDRTPEAELVEALAAHPRMLERPILVAGARAVLARPPERVLELLGPA, encoded by the coding sequence ATGTCCGGCGAGTACGTCCTCTGGTTCGATCCGCGCTGCCCGGCGAGCCGCCGCGCGCTCACGCTGCTGCGCGAGCGCGGGGTGGAGCCGGCGCTGCGGCGGCCGCTGGAGGAGCCCCCGTCCACGGAGGAGGTCTCGGCGCTGCTCCGCGCGCTCGGCCTGCCCGCGCGCGCGGTGGCCCGCCGCGACGAGGACGAGTACCAGGTGCTGCGCCTGTCGGACCGCACGCCGGAGGCCGAGCTGGTCGAGGCGCTCGCCGCCCATCCGCGCATGCTGGAGCGGCCGATCCTGGTGGCCGGCGCGCGCGCGGTGCTGGCCCGGCCGCCCGAGCGCGTGCTGGAGCTGCTCGGCCCGGCCTGA
- a CDS encoding hybrid sensor histidine kinase/response regulator, which yields MSGRGDVRELIRGGCSVPADAGESRGRAPLDAAVAALAELAMNAEGTGPLLQAACAIARDALGADATAFLEPEEPAGDLVVRAAAGLPPGAADARVAGAPPGTGARITGGPGGGRPLLDLPGVEASAEVALPGRERPLGVIGAYVRHPRIFHADELRFLETSAGVLAAALARDLAEAEVLERERQMRAVFDAALDAMLCVDASGRIRDANAAALALLGGGRAGLVGRSLAELAAEPPRPGVPALADVLRGERVSGAAEVVHAGGLRRSVEFTGVPNIQPGRHLVALRDVSERKQLHARLALADRMVSVGTLAAGVAHELNNPLAYVVANLSYVDEQLTVLAPRLATARSPREPDLANALLDAVHDARDGAERMRVIVRDLKTFSRPDEDRAGPVSLPPLLDSCVSVAWNEIRHRARLVRDVADVPPVQGCEARLGQVFLNLLVNAAQAIPDGHADEHQIRVSARALTGDRVAVEVADSGSGIAPEHLPRIFDPFFTTKPPGVGTGLGLSICQSIVSAMGGEIQVESALGRGTAFRVILPASGPDGAGAARPGAAPAARVRGRILVVDDEPLVGTVIQRTLQGEHEVTVAPSARAALARVAAGERFDLVLSDLLMPEMTGMELYRALRERAPELARRVVFLTGGAFTPAARTFLEQEPVECVEKPFELETIRALLARRLGARRADAS from the coding sequence ATGAGTGGGCGAGGCGACGTTCGCGAGCTGATCCGGGGAGGTTGTTCCGTCCCTGCGGATGCGGGCGAGTCTCGCGGGCGCGCGCCGCTCGACGCGGCGGTCGCCGCGCTCGCCGAGCTCGCCATGAACGCCGAGGGGACCGGGCCGTTGCTCCAGGCCGCGTGCGCCATCGCGCGCGACGCGCTGGGCGCGGACGCGACCGCCTTCCTCGAGCCGGAGGAGCCGGCCGGCGACCTGGTGGTGCGCGCCGCGGCGGGGCTCCCGCCCGGCGCCGCGGACGCGCGGGTGGCCGGCGCGCCGCCGGGCACGGGCGCGCGAATCACCGGCGGCCCCGGCGGCGGGCGGCCGCTGCTCGACCTCCCCGGCGTCGAGGCCTCCGCCGAGGTGGCGCTGCCCGGGCGCGAGCGCCCGCTCGGCGTGATCGGCGCCTACGTGCGGCACCCGCGGATCTTCCACGCCGACGAGCTCCGGTTCCTGGAGACGAGCGCCGGCGTGCTCGCGGCGGCCCTGGCGCGCGACCTCGCCGAGGCCGAGGTGCTGGAGCGCGAGCGGCAGATGCGCGCGGTGTTCGACGCCGCGCTCGACGCGATGCTGTGCGTGGACGCGTCGGGGCGGATCCGCGACGCGAACGCGGCCGCGCTCGCGCTGCTCGGCGGCGGGCGGGCCGGCCTGGTCGGGCGCAGCCTGGCGGAGCTCGCCGCGGAGCCGCCGCGCCCGGGCGTCCCGGCGCTCGCCGACGTGCTCCGGGGCGAGCGGGTGAGCGGCGCGGCCGAGGTGGTGCACGCCGGCGGGCTCCGGCGCTCGGTCGAGTTCACCGGCGTCCCGAACATCCAGCCGGGCCGGCACCTCGTCGCGCTGCGCGACGTGAGCGAGCGCAAGCAGCTCCACGCGCGCCTCGCGCTCGCCGACCGGATGGTGTCGGTGGGCACGCTCGCCGCCGGCGTGGCGCACGAGCTGAACAACCCGCTCGCCTACGTGGTCGCGAACCTCTCCTACGTGGACGAGCAGCTCACGGTGCTCGCGCCGCGCCTCGCCACCGCGCGGAGCCCGCGCGAGCCGGACCTCGCGAACGCGCTCCTCGACGCCGTCCACGACGCGCGCGACGGCGCGGAGCGGATGCGGGTCATCGTCCGCGACCTGAAGACGTTCTCGCGGCCGGACGAGGACCGCGCCGGCCCGGTGTCGCTCCCGCCGCTGCTCGACTCCTGCGTGAGCGTGGCCTGGAACGAGATCCGGCACCGGGCCCGGCTGGTCCGCGACGTGGCCGACGTGCCGCCGGTCCAGGGCTGCGAGGCGCGGCTCGGCCAGGTGTTCCTCAACCTGCTCGTGAACGCCGCGCAGGCGATCCCGGACGGCCACGCCGACGAGCACCAGATCCGGGTCTCCGCCCGCGCGCTGACCGGCGACCGGGTGGCGGTGGAGGTGGCCGACAGCGGCTCCGGCATCGCGCCGGAGCACCTGCCCCGCATCTTCGACCCGTTCTTCACCACCAAGCCGCCGGGCGTGGGCACCGGGCTCGGGCTCTCGATCTGCCAGAGCATCGTCTCGGCCATGGGCGGCGAGATCCAGGTGGAGAGCGCGCTCGGCCGCGGCACCGCGTTCCGCGTCATCCTGCCCGCGTCCGGGCCGGACGGCGCCGGCGCGGCGAGGCCGGGCGCCGCGCCGGCCGCGCGGGTGCGGGGGCGGATCCTGGTCGTGGACGACGAGCCGCTGGTGGGGACGGTCATCCAGCGGACGCTGCAGGGCGAGCACGAGGTGACGGTCGCCCCGAGCGCGCGCGCCGCGCTGGCGCGGGTCGCGGCGGGGGAGCGGTTCGACCTCGTCCTCTCGGACCTGCTCATGCCGGAGATGACCGGGATGGAGCTGTACCGCGCGCTGCGCGAGCGCGCGCCGGAGCTGGCCCGCCGCGTCGTCTTCCTCACCGGCGGCGCCTTCACGCCCGCCGCCCGCACCTTCCTCGAGCAGGAGCCGGTGGAGTGCGTGGAGAAGCCGTTCGAGCTGGAGACGATCCGGGCGCTCTTGGCGCGGCGGCTCGGCGCACGCCGGGCCGACGCGTCCTGA
- a CDS encoding phosphatase PAP2 family protein — protein MRRASPPALAALLAAALLAAPARAAGPHPLRGDDRTDLAVTGAAAGVWLLGEVLKPELAPSVCRFCKANALDVWARDRLVLSDATLAARGSDVLAFALMPAAVTAHQLLAARVAGDGGEGWRDLLYVAEAASLSMAVNQVVKLAVGRQRPFVRYGNWAPGSREGDPDDNLSFYSGHSALAFSIASAAGTVSTLRGYGSAPWVWAVGMTLATGVGYLRMAGDKHWLTDVVVGAAVGGGVGAAVPLLLHGREDRPAPGGGASPAGARVVPLPMGVLVVW, from the coding sequence ATGCGCCGCGCCTCCCCGCCCGCCCTCGCCGCCCTGCTGGCCGCCGCGCTCCTCGCGGCGCCGGCGCGCGCCGCGGGCCCGCACCCGCTGCGCGGCGACGACCGCACCGACCTCGCGGTGACCGGCGCGGCCGCGGGCGTCTGGCTGCTGGGCGAGGTGCTGAAGCCGGAGCTGGCGCCGTCCGTGTGCCGCTTCTGCAAGGCGAACGCGCTCGACGTCTGGGCGCGCGACCGGCTGGTGCTCTCCGACGCCACGCTCGCCGCCCGCGGCTCGGACGTGCTCGCCTTCGCGCTCATGCCGGCCGCCGTCACCGCCCACCAGCTCCTCGCGGCGCGGGTCGCCGGCGACGGCGGGGAGGGCTGGCGCGACCTGCTCTACGTGGCCGAGGCGGCCTCGCTCTCGATGGCCGTGAACCAGGTGGTGAAGCTGGCGGTGGGGCGCCAGCGCCCGTTCGTCCGGTACGGGAACTGGGCCCCGGGGAGCCGCGAGGGCGACCCCGACGACAACCTGTCCTTCTACTCGGGCCACTCGGCGCTGGCGTTCTCGATCGCCTCCGCCGCCGGCACCGTCTCGACGCTGCGCGGGTACGGCAGCGCGCCGTGGGTCTGGGCGGTGGGGATGACGCTCGCCACCGGCGTCGGCTACCTGCGCATGGCCGGCGACAAGCACTGGCTCACCGACGTGGTGGTCGGCGCCGCGGTCGGCGGCGGGGTGGGCGCGGCGGTGCCGCTGCTCCTGCACGGCCGCGAGGATCGGCCGGCACCGGGCGGCGGCGCCTCGCCCGCGGGCGCGCGCGTCGTCCCGCTGCCCATGGGCGTGCTCGTGGTGTGGTGA
- a CDS encoding Smr/MutS family protein produces the protein MARAPDPPSDRDDPFPEPVPLPLDGTLDLHAFGPAEVGTLVPEWIGACREAGLTELRIVHGKGIGALRRTVEALLARDPRVKGFRPAGEDAGGWGATLVTLHAP, from the coding sequence ATGGCCCGAGCGCCCGATCCCCCGTCCGACCGCGACGACCCGTTCCCGGAGCCGGTGCCGCTCCCCCTCGACGGCACGCTCGACCTGCACGCGTTCGGGCCCGCCGAGGTGGGCACGCTCGTGCCGGAGTGGATCGGCGCCTGCCGCGAGGCGGGGCTGACCGAGCTGCGCATCGTGCACGGCAAGGGCATCGGGGCGCTGCGGCGCACGGTGGAGGCGCTGCTGGCGCGCGACCCGCGGGTGAAGGGGTTCCGCCCCGCCGGCGAGGACGCGGGCGGCTGGGGCGCGACGCTGGTGACGCTTCACGCACCGTGA
- a CDS encoding alanyl-tRNA editing protein, with amino-acid sequence MTERLYLDDPDRLTFEARVVGVRTLAGRPAVVLDRTAFYPEGGGQPADRGRLGGAAVVDVQEVDGEVLHALEGAPPDAGAPVPGEVDAVRRRDHLQQHHGQHLLSAAFEATAGAHTVSFHLGAETCTIDLDAAPASLGEERLRAAEARANDLVFRDLPVTARDFAPAELAALPLRKAPEKGARIVVVGDPARGEVVDASPCGGTHPRRTGAVGAIAVLGAQRWGGGTRVEFVCGARAVRALAEARGRLAAAAASLRCAPAEVPAATARLAAESAQRRKDLDRLAAALAEGEADRLATAQPAGAVRAVLAPPAPGAAGYLRAVASGLAARGRAAFLGAVEDGRAHLAFARPREAGPGAPGAVRLDMGARVREAAARLGGKGGGAPDLAQGSGPDAAALEEALAAAAHGA; translated from the coding sequence ATGACCGAGCGGCTCTACCTCGACGATCCGGACCGGCTCACCTTCGAGGCGCGCGTGGTGGGCGTGCGCACGCTGGCCGGGCGTCCCGCCGTCGTGCTCGATCGCACCGCGTTCTACCCGGAGGGCGGCGGCCAGCCGGCGGACCGCGGGCGGCTCGGCGGCGCCGCGGTGGTGGACGTGCAGGAGGTGGACGGCGAGGTCCTGCACGCGCTCGAGGGCGCGCCGCCGGACGCCGGCGCGCCGGTGCCGGGCGAGGTGGACGCGGTCCGCCGCCGCGACCACCTCCAGCAGCACCACGGCCAGCACCTGCTCTCGGCCGCGTTCGAGGCCACCGCCGGCGCGCACACCGTCTCGTTCCACCTGGGCGCCGAGACCTGCACCATCGACCTCGACGCGGCGCCGGCCAGCCTGGGCGAGGAGCGGCTGCGCGCCGCCGAGGCGCGCGCGAACGACCTCGTGTTCCGCGACCTGCCGGTGACCGCGCGTGACTTCGCGCCGGCCGAGCTGGCCGCGCTGCCGCTGCGGAAGGCGCCGGAGAAGGGGGCGCGGATCGTGGTGGTGGGCGACCCCGCCCGCGGCGAGGTGGTGGACGCGTCGCCCTGCGGCGGCACGCACCCGCGCCGCACCGGCGCGGTGGGCGCGATCGCGGTGCTCGGGGCGCAGCGGTGGGGCGGCGGCACGCGCGTCGAGTTCGTGTGCGGCGCGCGGGCGGTGCGGGCGCTCGCCGAGGCCCGCGGGCGGCTCGCCGCCGCGGCCGCCTCGCTCCGCTGCGCGCCGGCGGAGGTGCCGGCTGCGACCGCGCGGCTCGCCGCCGAGTCGGCGCAGCGCCGCAAGGACCTCGACCGGCTCGCCGCCGCGCTCGCCGAGGGCGAGGCGGACCGGCTCGCGACGGCGCAGCCCGCCGGCGCGGTGCGCGCGGTGCTGGCGCCGCCCGCGCCGGGCGCGGCCGGTTACCTGCGCGCGGTGGCCTCGGGGCTGGCCGCGCGCGGCCGGGCGGCGTTCCTGGGCGCGGTGGAGGACGGGCGCGCGCACCTCGCGTTCGCGCGGCCGCGCGAGGCCGGGCCGGGCGCCCCGGGCGCGGTGCGCCTCGACATGGGCGCGCGGGTCCGCGAGGCGGCGGCGCGCCTGGGCGGCAAGGGCGGCGGCGCGCCGGACCTGGCGCAGGGCAGCGGCCCGGACGCGGCGGCGCTGGAGGAGGCGCTCGCGGCCGCAGCTCACGGTGCGTGA